One Carassius gibelio isolate Cgi1373 ecotype wild population from Czech Republic chromosome B18, carGib1.2-hapl.c, whole genome shotgun sequence DNA segment encodes these proteins:
- the LOC127977604 gene encoding E3 ubiquitin-protein ligase TRIP12 isoform X3: MSNRPNSNPGGSLRRSQRNTAAAQPIDHTLAGRLQPEQVNQKANSPPENRRSNSKASKAPTSSAVSSARGHASRRNSLSLSVGSHSIPDPELEAAGSSGQQGRREGSSTRALKRSSASEPNITFSPSPAKRPKSVSSHLLESLSSGPSAPTTSPEVTEPRKAPASVSTKSKKRRLAAEPAPSRALNKKSTSYPGPSGASSTPSQKRKKADASLLSSSSSSSLPSSSSAAGPLPPRSEASRAAKPTKLASKSAASAKAGCSTVTDSSSSSASSSSSSSSSSSAATGINSCAPQGARLKQGKDQSKARRSRSASSPSPRRSSRDKEQSKAAGSSKFDWTSRFNSKVNLPKPKLSLPGSAKAETSSKPGPSGLQAKLASLRKSTKKRSESPPAELPSCRRSTRQKTTGSCASTSRRGSGLGKRGAAESRRQDKMADSDNNQDGANSSAARTEETPQGASASSSVAGAVGMTTSGESESDDSEMGRLQALLEARGLPPHLFGPFGPRMSQLFHRTIGSGANSKAQQLLQGLQATGDESQQLQAAIEMCQLLVMGNEETLGGFPVKSVVPALITLLQMEHNFDIMNHASRALTYMMEALPRSSAVVVDAIPVFLEKLQVIQFIDVAEQALTALEMLSRRHSKAILQAGGLADCLLYLEFFSINAQRNALAIAANCCQSITPDEFHFVADSLPLLTQRLTHQDKKSVESTCLCFARLVDNFQHEENLLQQVASRDLLTNIQQLLVLTPPVLSSGMFIMVVRMFSLMCSNCPCLAVQLMKQNIAETLRFLLCGASSGSCQEQIDLVPRSPQELYELTSLICELMPCLPREGIFAVDAMLKKGSAQTTEGAIWQWRDDRGLWHPYNRIDSRIIETAHQNGEDEISLSTLGRVYTIDFNSMQQINEDTGTARAIQRKPNPLANPGTGGHLEVRREDARAQLMKEDPELAKCFIKTLFGVLYEVYSSSAGPAVRHKCLRAILRIIFFADAELLKDVLRNHAVSSHIASMLSSQDLKIVVGSLQMAEILMQKLPDVFSVYFRREGVMHQVKNLSESEVFLTSPPKACTSGTASLCTTTITTATTTAASNITPDLGSPSFQHSMDDSLDLSPQGLSDVLKRKRLPKRGPRRPKYSPPRDDDKVDNQAKSPTTTQSPKSSFLASLNPKTWGKLGTQTNSSNSEPSRTAGVSGLARVPPKDSVSNNRDKIKAWIKEQASKFVERYFNSESVDGSNPALNVLQRLCTATEQLNLQVDSGVECLEEISSIVSESDVSSFEIQHSGLVKQLLLYLTSNSERDTISRDERIKRFLHVFFCCPIPGQEPLGRLDPTENGPLLALVHKMNNCLSQMEQFPVKVHDFPSGNGNGSRGSQALKFFNTHQLKCQLQRHPDCTNVKQWKGGPVKIDPLALVQAIERYLVVRGYGRIREEDEDSDDDGSDDEIDESLAAQFLNSGSVRHRLQFYIGEHLLPYNMTVYQAVRQFSLQAEEERESTDDEANPLGRAGIWTKTHTIWYKPVREDEEGCKDTVGGKRGRAQTAPTKTSPRNAKKQDELWHEGVCPSVTNPLESYLISDPPEGITFDDPSMEVVLLLRVLHSISRYWFYLYDNAAYKEIIPTGEFINSKLTAKANRQLQDPLVIMTGNIPTWLTELGKTCPFFFPFDTRQMLFYVTAFDRDRAMQRLLDTNPEINQSDSQDSRVAPRLDRKKRTINRDELLKQAESVMQDLGSSRAMLEIQYENEVGTGLGPTQEFYALVSQELQRADLGLWRGEEVTLSNPKAGRQEGTKYMFSSRGLFAVPFGRTTKPAHIAKIKMKFRFLGKLMAKAIMDFRLLDLPLGLPFYKWMLRHESSVSSHDLVNIDPGVAKSIQHLEDIIRQKKRIEQDRSHTRETLQQALESLNMNGCSVEDLGLDFTLPGFPNIELKKGGKDVPVTIHNLEEYLRLVVYWTLNEGVSRQFESFREGFESVFPLQHLQYFYPEELDQLLCGSKSESWDVKTLMECCRPDHGYTHDSRAVRFLFEVLSSFDAEQQRLFLQFVTGSPRLPVGGFRSLNPPLTIVRKTFESTENPDDFLPSVMTCVNYLKLPDYSSIEIMREKLLIAAREGQQSFHLS; the protein is encoded by the exons ATGTCCAACCGGCCTAATTCCAATCCAGGGGGGTCACTGCGCCGTTCACAGAGGAACACAGCCGCGGCCCAGCCAATAGACCATACACTTGCAGGAAG GTTGCAGCCAGAGCAAGTTAACCAAAAAGCAAATTCCCCACCTGAAAATAGAAGATCTAATTCTAAGGCTTCCAAAGCCCCGACCAGCTCTGCTGTCAGCTCCGCACGTGGCCACGCCTCTCGAAG GAACAGCCTCTCTCTATCTGTGGGTTCACACTCGATTCCAGATCCAGAGTTGGAAGCAGCAGGGTCTTCTGGCCAGCAGGGGAGACGGGAGGGCAGCAGCACCCGTGCTCTCAAACGCAGCTCAGCTTCAGAGCCCAACATCACCTTTTCGCCCAGCCCGGCCAAACGGCCTAAATCGGTGTCCAGCCACCTTTTGGAGAGTTTATCCAGTGGGCCATCGGCCCCCACAACCTCACCTGAAGTTACAGAGCCGAGAAAGGCTCCAGCTTCTGTCAGCACCAAGTCCAAAAAGAGACGGTTAGCAGCCGAGCCGGCTCCCTCCAGGGCCCTGAACAAGAAGAGTACATCCTACCCTGGCCCCAGTGGGGCCTCAAGCACCCCCTCTCAAAAGCGCAAGAAGGCAGACGCCTCTTTGTTgtcatcctcctcttcttcctccctcCCCAGCTCGAGCAGCGCGGCAGGCCCCCTGCCACCCCGCAGCGAGGCCAGCCGGGCAGCCAAACCCACCAAGCTGGCGTCTAAATCAGCCGCCTCAGCCAAAGCTGGGTGTAGCACCGTAACtgactcctcctcttcctctgcctcttcctcatcctcctcttcctcttcctcctcggccGCCACAGGCATCAACAGCTGTGCCCCTCAGGGTGCCCGGCTAAAACAGGGCAAGGACCAGAGCAAAGCACGACGGTCACGCTCTGCATCCTCCCCTTCTCCCCGAAGGAGCAGCCGAGATAAAGAGCAGAGCAAGGCTGCTGGCTCCTCCAAGTTTGACTGGACATCCCGCTTCAACTCCAAAGTCAACCTGCCAAAGCCCAAACTGTCCCTGCCGGGATCGGCCAAGGCTGAGACCTCCTCCAAACCTGGGCCCTCTGGACTGCAGGCCAAACTAGCAA GTTTGAGGAAGTCCACTAAGAAGCGTAGTGAGTCTCCCCCAGCAGAGCTCCCCAGCTGTCGGAGGAGCACACGTCAGAAGACCACGGGCTCTTGTGCCAGCACCAG TCGGCGAGGCTCAGGCTTGGGCAAGCGCGGAGCAGCCGAATCTCGCCGACAGGATAAAATGGCTGACTCCGACAACAACCAGGATGGGGCCAATTCATCCGCCGCGCGCACAGAGGAGACACCACAAGGGGCGTCAG CGTCTAGCTCAGTGGCTGGAGCGGTTGGTATGACCACCTCTGGAGAGAGTGAATCAGATGACTCTGAAATGGGAAGATTGCAAG cTCTTCTGGAGGCCAGGGGCCTTCCTCCTCACCTGTTTGGCCCATTTGGGCCCCGtatgtctcagctgtttcatAGGACTATCGGGAGTGGAGCTA ACTCAAAGGCACAACAGCTGCTGCAGGGGCTTCAGGCTACAGGAGACGAATCCCAGCAGCTCCAGGCCGCTATAGAGATGTGCCAGCTGCTAGTGATGGGTAATGAAGAGACGCTGGGAGGATTCCCTGTCAAGAGCGTTGTACCTGCCCTG ATCACACTATTACAGATGGAGCATAATTTTGATATT ATGAATCATGCGTCTCGCGCCCTCACCTACATGATGGAGGCTCTGCCGCGCTCCTCGGCTGTGGTGGTAGACGCCATCCCTGTCTTCCTGGAAAAG CTACAGGTAATCCAGTTTATCGATGTGGCAGAGCAAGCTTTGACTGCCCTGGAGATGTTGTCACGGAGGCACAGCAAAGCCATCTTACAGGCT GGAGGTCTGGCTGACTGTTTGCTGTACTTGGAGTTCTTCAGCATCAATGCTCAGAGGAACGCATTAGCCATCGCTGCTAACTGCTGCCAGAGCATCACACCGGATGAGTTTCACTTCGTCGCTGACTCTCTGCCCCTGCTCACCCAGAGACTCACACATCAG GATAAAAAATCTGTTGAAAGCACTTGTCTCTGTTTTGCCAGGCTGGTGGACAACTTTCAGCACGAGGAG AACCTGTTGCAGCAGGTGGCGTCACGGGACCTGCTGACCAACATCCAGCAGCTGCTGGTACTCACTCCACCCGTGCTCAGCTCCGGCATGTTCATCATGGTAGTGCGCATGTTCTCGCTCATGTGCTCCAACTGCCCATGCCTGGCTGTGCAGCTCATGAAACAGA ATATAGCAGAGACCCTGCGTTTCCTACTCTGTGGTGCATCCAGTGGAAGCTGTCAAGAGCAGATTGACCTCGTTCCCAGAAGCCCCCAGGAGCTTTATGAACTCACCTCACTCATCTG TGAGCTGATGCCATGTCTGCCTAGAGAGGGCATCTTTGCGGTTGACGCCATGCTGAAGAAAGGCAGTGCTCAGACCACAGAGGGCGCCATCTGGCAGTGGAGAGATGACCGAGGCCTGTGGCACCCGTATAACCGCATCGACAGCCGCATCATTGAA ACTGCACACCAGAACGGGGAAGACGAGATAAGTCTGTCGACACTCGGCCGTGTCTACACCATTGACTTCAACTCTATGCAGCAGATAAACGAAGATACTGGCACTGCCCGAGCCATTCAGAGAAAACCCAACCCTCTGGCCAACCCCGGCACAG GAGGGCACTTGGAGGTGCGGCGAGAGGACGCACGCGCTCAGCTGATGAAAGAGGACCCTGAGCTGGCCAAGTGCTTCATAAAGACTCTGTTTGGGGTTCTGTATGAGGTGTACAGCTCCTCAGCTGGGCCTGCCGTCAGACACAAGTGCCTTAGAGCCATCCTCCGGATCATCTTCTTCGCAGATGCAGAGCTGCTAAAAGACGTACTGCGCAACCATGCTGTGTCTAG CCACATAGCTTCCATGCTGTCCAGTCAGGACCTGAAGATTGTAGTGGGCTCTCTGCAGATGGCGGAGATCCTCATGCAGAAGCTTCCAGATGTGTTCAGTGTTTATTTCAGGCGGGAAG GTGTTATGCACCAGGTAAAGAACCTGTCTGAATCCGAGGTGTTCCTCACCAGCCCTCCAAAAGCGTGCACCAGTGGCACAGCTAGTCTTTGCACCACCACCATCACAACAGCAACCACTACAGCTGCTTCTAACATCACACCAGACTTAGGCTCGCCCAGTTTCCAGCACAGCATGGATGACTCGCTGGATCTCAGTCCGCAGGG GTTGAGTGATGTTCTGAAAAGAAAACGCCTTCCTAAAAGAGGACCAAGGCGTCCTAAGTACTCCCCACCCAGAGATGATGACAAAGTGGATAATCAGG CTAAGAGTCCTACAACCACACAGTCCCCCAAGTCCTCTTTCCTGGCCAGTTTAAATCCCAAAACCTGGGGTAAGCTGGGGACTCAGACTAACAGCTCCAACTCAGAGCCCTCACGCACTGCAGGGGTCAGTGGTCTGGCACGAGTGCCACCCAAGGACTCGGTTTCAAACAACAG GGATAAGATAAAGGCTTGGATAAAAGAACAAGCCAGCAAGTTTGTGGAGCGTTACTTTAATTCTGAGAGCGTGGATGGAAGCAACCCTGCACTGAATGTCCTGCAAAGACTCTGTACTGCCACAGAACAGCTGAACTTGCAG GTTGACAGCGGTGTAGAGTGTCTAGAGGAGATTAGCAGTATTGTATCTGAATCGGACGTGTCCTCTTTTGAGATCCAGCACAGTGGGCTTGTGAAGCAGCTGTTGTTGTATCTGACATCAAACAGTGAACGGGACACGATCAGTAGAGATGAGAGGATCAAGAGGTTCCTGCATGTGTTCTTCTGCTGCCCG ATACCAGGGCAGGAACCTCTGGGACGTTTGGACCCAACAGAGAATGGCCCACTACTGGCATTGGTGCACAAGATGAACAACTGCCTAAGTCAGATGGAACAGTTTCCTGTTAAAGTGCATGATTTTCCCAGTGGGAACGGCAACGGAAGCAG gggtTCACAAGCCCTTAAGTTCTTCAACACACATCAGCTGAAGTGCCAGCTGCAAAGACACCCAGACTGCACCAATGTAAAACAGTGGAAGGGTGGGCCAGTCAAAATTGACCCCTTGGCCCTGGTACAAGCTATTGAGAGATACCTTGTGGTTAGAG GGTATGGAAGGATCAGGGAGGAGGATGAAGACAGTGATGATGATGGTTCTGATGATGAGATTGATGAATCTTTG GCTGCCCAGTTCTTGAATTCTGGGAGTGTACGTCACAGGCTGCAGTTCTACATAGGAGAGCACCTGCTGCCGTACAACATGACTGTTTATCAGGCTGTCAGGCAGTTCAGCTTGCAGGCTGAGGAGGAGCGAGAGAGCACAGATGATGAAGCAAATCCTCTGGGACGGGCTGGCATCTGGACCAAAACACACACTATATG GTATAAACCAGTCAGAGAAGATGAAGAGGGCTGTAAAGACACTGTCGGAGGGAAGAGGGGTCGCGCACAGACAGCTCCCACTAAAACCTCCCCTCGAAATGCAAAGAAACAGGACGAACTGTGGCATG AGGGTGTGTGTCCCAGTGTGACAAACCCATTAGAGTCATACCTCATTAGTGATCCTCCAGAGGGCATCACTTTTGACGATCCTTCAATGGAGGTGGTTCTGCTGCTGAGGGTCCTGCACTCCATCAGCAGATACTGGTTCTACCTGTACGAT AATGCTGCATATAAAGAGATCATTCCCACTGGTGAGTTTATTAACAGTAAACTGACAGCAAAGGCCAACAGACAGTTGCAGGATCCACTGGTCATCATGACAGGGAACATCCCCACCTGGCTCACCGAGCTCGGCAAGACCTG TCCATTCTTCTTCCCGTTTGACACGCGACAGATGCTCTTCTATGTGACGGCGTTTGACCGCGATCGCGCCATGCAGCGCCTGCTCGACACCAACCCAGAGATTAACCAGTCTGACTCACAAGACAGCCGTGTCGCTCCACGCCTTGACAGGAAGAAG AGAACGATAAACCGTGATGAGCTCCTGAAGCAAGCAGAGTCAGTAATGCAAGACCTCGGGAGTTCCAGAGCCATGCTGGAAATTCAATATGAGAACGAG GTGGGAACAGGCCTCGGACCTACGCAAGAGTTCTATGCTCTGGTGTCTCAGGAGTTGCAGAGGGCCGATTTGGGTCTTTGGAGAGGAGAGGAAGTCACTCTCTCCAACCCTAAAG CAGGGAGGCAGGAGGGTACCAAGTATATGTTCAGTTCCAGAGGGTTGTTTGCTGTTCCATTTGGACGAACTACCAAACCAGCTCACATCGCCAAGATCAAAATGAAGTTCCGTTTTCTTGGAAAACTGATGGCTAAAGCGATCATGGACTTCAGATTG TTGGACTTGCCTCTAGGTTTGCCATTCTATAAGTGGATGCTGAGGCACGAGTCCTCCGTCAGCTCTCATGACCTGGTCAACATTGATCCTGGTGTCGCCAAATCCATCCAGCACCTGGAAGACATCATCCGCCAGAAGAAGAGAATAGAGCAGGACAGATCACAT ACACGGGAGACCCTACAGCAGGCCTTGGAGAGTCTCAACATGAACGGCTGCTCAGTGGAAGATCTGGGCCTGGACTTCACTCTGCCTGGATTCCCAAACATTGAGTTGAAGAAAGGGGGCAAAGACGTGCCAGTCACCATTCACAACCTGGAGGAATACCTCAGA TTGGTGGTTTACTGGACACTCAATGAGGGCGTCTCTCGGCAGTTTGAGTCCTTTAGGGAAGGATTCGAGTCTGTCTTTCCTCTGCAACACCTGCAGTACTTCTATCCTGAAGAG CTGGATCAGTTGTTATGTGGCAGCAAGTCAGAGTCCTGGGATGTGAAGACACTAATGGAGTGCTGCAGACCGGACCACGGCTACACACATGACAG